The following is a genomic window from Crossiella equi.
GGCAACGGACGGGCGGGAGACTTCGGTGCCTTCCGCCCGTCGCGTTCAGGCCGTCGGGCGGTAGAAGCCCAGGAACCGCATCTTGAGATTGGTCGTGCGCAGGCGGCTGATCTGCACTGGGTCACCGGCTTCGACCATGAGGCCCTTGCCGAGGTACATCGCCACGTGCCCGGCCCACACCACCAGGTCTCCCGGCTGCAGCTCGCTCTGGCTGACGCGGGCGCCGACCGTCTGCGACCGCGAGACCCTGGGCAGGGTGACCCCCGCCCGGCTGTAGGCCCAGCTCGTCAGGCCCGAGCAGTCGAACCCGCGGCCGGGAGCTCGACCGCCCCACACGTAGGGCACGCCGAGCTGGCCGAGCGCGGCCCGGATGGCGATGGCGGCCTTCGCATTGGGCGCCTGCACCACGCCGCGCCCGCCAGGCAGCTGCACGCTCACTCCGCTTGTGGCGGCGGGTGCTCGCGCGGGGGCCGGGCGAGCAGGCTCAGCGGTGGGAGCGGGAGGCGCCGCAGGAGGTTGCGCCAGCGCCGCGGTCGCCGCTTGCAGGTCCTGCCCGAGCGCGGCCAGCTTCTCCCCCACGGCCGCGTGTTCCGCCTCCAACCGCCCGTCGGGCTCGACCGCCTGGAGGGTTCGCTCCGCGGCGAGGTGGCGTTCGTGCGCGGCGCGCAACTGCACCAGCGCGGCGGCCGCTGCCTGCACCGACGTGGCTGCCGCATCCGTGCGCCTGGCGTGCCAGGCGCACGGCTTCCGCCGCGGTGCGGGACGCCGCCCGAGCCCGCTCCAAGCGCTCGGTTTCATGCGCCTGGTCCAGGGCGGCACGCAGCTCACCAAGTTCTTGTCGCGCCCGCTGGACGGCGGTCTCGACGGTCGTGACCTGCGGGCGACCCCCGGCGGACGTCTGCTCGGCCTTCTCGGCGAGCTTGCCAGCCTCCTCAACCGCCCGTGTCGCGGCATCGAGTGCGGGCTCGACCTGGAGTGCCGGAGTTCGCCCGTCGAGTTGAGCGCGAACCTGGGCCAGGGAACTCGTCGCCTTCCGCACGGCACCCTCCGCGGCATCGACGGCCCGGCGCGTGGTGACCGCAACCGCCTTCGCCTCGGCCGCGCGCTGAGCGTCCCTTGCCCGAACGACGGCGTGCTGGTGGCCTTCCCAGGCTGCGTCCGCGCGTGCCGACAGGGCGGTGGCCTGGTCACGCGCGGCATGGCCTCGACGGGTCGCGTCCTCGTCACCGAGCACGTCGAGCGCGGGCAACAGGTCGTTGGTGAGCGCGACCGCAGCCCCGGCGTCCTTCCTCAATGCCTCGACGGTGCTCTTGTCCTTCTCCAGCTCCGCCGCCGGACGGGCGCCACCGCGGAGGGCCTTCTCGGTCGCCTCCACCGCCTTCTCCAGCGACCAGATGCGCTCCTCGCTCTTGGCCAGTTCCGCCACCATCGGAGCGGCGGGAATAGCTTGCTGGGCGGGCGTGGACGGAGCTGGTGCCACGTCCGGTACGGGAACTTCGGGCTGCTGTTGAACGGCGGCGATCACCGGCGCGGTGGCGGCCAGCGCACCAATCCCACCGAGGGCGGCCAAACCCACGCGGGTGCGCCGCCCGGTCGCGGTGTCGGCACGCAGCAGCTTCTTGGCGCGTTCGACGGCTTCCCGGCCTCGTTGAACGTCGCTGTCATCGTCGGCTGGCTCCTCATCGGGCGCGGCTGCCCGGTAGAAGTCGCGGTGCACGGCACACCTCCTCTCGCCCTCGCAGGTAACGCGCCTGGCGGGGACGACGAGGCAGGACCGCGGGCGGCACCTCGTCGACAAGACACCGGAGCAGTGCGAGGCGGAGTTCGTGCACGAAGGTGGCGTAGCTCCGGTTGGCCGCGCGCCGGTCTTCCTCCGCTGGATCGCCGCGCAGCCAGGCCGAGAACCTGCTCACCTCCCGCAGGCTCGTGAGCACTTGGAGGTGATCGGCCCAGTGCTCGTCGGCGATGGCCGGTAGACAGGCTCGCACCGCCGGTCCGTGGTGCTCGATGGCGTCGTGGATGCGGTCTCGCAGCGCGGCCGCTCGCCCTTCGGGTCCCAGTCGAGCTGCGGCGGGCAGGCACCAGGTCGTCTCATAGCCGCCTGCGGGCACCAGGGCTAGTTGTACTGACTCGTGACGTTGTTGAGACTCACCCGGCCAGGACGCTGATCGGTGGGTGGCCTGCCAGGGCTGAGTGGGCGCGTTGGGTGTTGTAGCGATCCACCCAGCCCGGCAGTGCCGCCACCCGCTCGTCGTTGGAGGTCCAGGCCCTCGCGTAGGCGAACTCGGTCTGCAACGTCCGGTTGAACCGCTCGGCCTTGCCGTTGGTCCAGGGACACCCCGGTTTGATGAAGCGCCGCCGGATCCCCAGGGCGGTGCAGACCGCCTGCCAGTCCCGGTCCACTCGGTAGGCCTTGGCGTTGTCGGTGAGCACCCGCAACACGGTCACCCCGTGTTCCCGGAACCAGCAAGCGGCCCTGTGCAGGAAACCCGCGCAGGTCAGACCCTTCTCATCCGGCAACGCCTCGACATAGGCCAGGCGGGAACGGTCATCGACAGCCACGTGCAGGTAGTCCCAGCCGTTGCCCCGGCCACGGACGGCCTCGCTGCGACCGTGCACGCGCCAGCCACCACCATCAGGGATCCGGCCGAGCTTCTTGACATCGACATGCAGCAGGTCACCGGGGTGCGGGCGCTGGTAGCGGATCCCGGTGTGGCGGCGGCGCACCGGCAGCCCGGTGACGGCGTCCAGGTGGGCGAGTGCGGGCACGTGGTGTCGGCGCAGGATCCGGCCGACGGTGGCCGCGGCCAGCCCCAGCAGTCCGGCCAGGTGCACCGCGCCCCGGCGGTGCTCGGTCCGGGCGGCCAGAACCGCCGTCTCGAGCTCGGCGGGGGTGCGGGTGGGGCTGGTGTGGGGGCGGGAGGAGCGGTCGGCCAGGCCCGCTTCACCCTCGGTGCGGTAGCGGTGGATCCATTTGTGCACGGTGGTGCGGGAGATGCCGAGTTGTTCGGCGATGCGGGCCGGTGGCCACCCGGCCTGGTAGCGGGTGTTGATGAGCTGGCGTGCGTGGATGGTGGTGCGGGCGTTACGGTGCATGTGAGGACCTTCTGGTGCGCGGTGGTTGCGTAGAGAACATCCACTTCGCCTGAAGGTCCTCCCTGCTTTCAAGGCGACACGCCCGCAACAACGTCATGAGTTACTACAGCTAGTAGAGTGTTGCGGCTACCTCTTGGGGTAGAGATGGCGGAGTTTGACGCGTGCGTCGTTGGTGGTGAACTGCCAGCGGACCTGCCGCCGCTCGGCGTTGATGGCGTGTTGCCAGGCGGCGAGTTCGGCGTTGAGGGTGTCGAGGTCGCTGATGCGGCGGTCGAGGCATTGCCGTGACAGTGCTGAGAGTTCGTTCTCGGCGATGTTGAGCCAGGACCCGTGTTTGGGTGTGTGGTGGATCTCGAGTCGCTGTGCCAGGGCGAAGGCCTCGTCGGGGGCGAAGGCTTCGTAGAGGGAGGCGATGCCGTGGGTGTTGAGGTTGTCCATGACCAGCACCACGGTCTCGGCGTCGGGATAGTCCACGGTCAGGAGGTGTTTGACCTGCCCGGCCCAGTCGAGTTTGGTTCGCTGGGCCAGGGCATGCACGCGGCGCCAGCCGCGCAGGGGTTCTGCCCAGACGAAGATCGAGCTGGTGCCGCACCGGAGGTATTCACTGTCCTGGCGGGCATCGCGGCCCGGCCGGTCCGGCAGCGGGTCGCGGACCTCGCTGAGGAACTGGAAGGGCTTCTCGTCCATGCACACGACCGGGCGGACGGGATCGTAGGGCCGGGCGTAGACGGCGAGGACGTCTTCCATGCGGGCGGCGAACTCCGCGTTCGCCCGCGGCGGGATGTTCCAGCACTTCCTCAGATGAGGACGCAGTTCCGTTTTTTCAAAACCCGGCCGATGGTCGAGTGGTCCAAGTCCGGGATGTCCTCGGTGAGCTGGACATGTTTTTCCAGCAGCCGCAACGACCATCGGGCATGCCCGGCCGGCGGCTGTGAGCACGCGAGAGCGATCAGCCG
Proteins encoded in this region:
- a CDS encoding C40 family peptidase, with amino-acid sequence MQLPGGRGVVQAPNAKAAIAIRAALGQLGVPYVWGGRAPGRGFDCSGLTSWAYSRAGVTLPRVSRSQTVGARVSQSELQPGDLVVWAGHVAMYLGKGLMVEAGDPVQISRLRTTNLKMRFLGFYRPTA
- a CDS encoding IS481 family transposase, translating into MHRNARTTIHARQLINTRYQAGWPPARIAEQLGISRTTVHKWIHRYRTEGEAGLADRSSRPHTSPTRTPAELETAVLAARTEHRRGAVHLAGLLGLAAATVGRILRRHHVPALAHLDAVTGLPVRRRHTGIRYQRPHPGDLLHVDVKKLGRIPDGGGWRVHGRSEAVRGRGNGWDYLHVAVDDRSRLAYVEALPDEKGLTCAGFLHRAACWFREHGVTVLRVLTDNAKAYRVDRDWQAVCTALGIRRRFIKPGCPWTNGKAERFNRTLQTEFAYARAWTSNDERVAALPGWVDRYNTQRAHSALAGHPPISVLAG
- a CDS encoding IS630 family transposase, whose protein sequence is MVVAAAGKTCPAHRGHPGLGPLDHRPGFEKTELRPHLRKCWNIPPRANAEFAARMEDVLAVYARPYDPVRPVVCMDEKPFQFLSEVRDPLPDRPGRDARQDSEYLRCGTSSIFVWAEPLRGWRRVHALAQRTKLDWAGQVKHLLTVDYPDAETVVLVMDNLNTHGIASLYEAFAPDEAFALAQRLEIHHTPKHGSWLNIAENELSALSRQCLDRRISDLDTLNAELAAWQHAINAERRQVRWQFTTNDARVKLRHLYPKR